The Anastrepha ludens isolate Willacy chromosome 2, idAnaLude1.1, whole genome shotgun sequence DNA window AAAtcgaataaatttgtttaatgaaaCTATATGAAagctaatattttttagaagtaaaacaaaatgttttctttaacaatttcatgctttctttgaaaaattcttcTTTGGAATGTAGTCATGAAGTGGCTCGATCACGCCCAATTTTTCTACCAAAACTTTTTAATGATATCTGAAATGTGTGTACAAAATCGGAGGCCTCTACCTACACTGCTTGATTTTTTGGGCGCACAAAATGATAATTTGCGACCCAGTGTAATGCCTGAATTGAAGAATTTACACTTCGAATTGCTTAAACAGCCAGCGCTTACCAACTTTTACCAATTTTCACCTGATCTAACTTTCTTTGACTCCTGGCTGtttccaaatttcaaaagattgctatgtgacaaatattttttacaactgaGATATTTAGGTAGTTTGAAGGCCTTCCGGAAAACCACTCCAGAGACGGGGTTAATGCATGGAGACCttgctgaaaaaaaatgtgttgggcTTAAGagagtttaatttttataatgggCATGTATTGAAGGGCTTAGTATACAGATGTGTAAAAGCACAagatggcgtaaaattaatcactgtatcgaaagatttataatttctgcaaatgacgtcgtacgtAAATTGTGTTTGATTacttgtaaactagacagctgtagtatacatataaataatggtgtcagaaatttttttaaattttaaataatttttttatttagttaaaaagccATTTAAATACCaaatcggatgattaatttcgGTTTTGCAtctgattttgattttgatttgatgacatttgattaatttttgtagtAGCTTCGGGGGAATCTGAGTATGATTTCAGGAAGGTGTTACCAATCTTATTTCCGATAAATTTCAGCCGTATACCTCATTCCAGTTTTCAGTTTCCATTCtcacttaaataataaatttaagttaattaatatttttgctttataaaaaattgtttcagctGTGATTTTGAACATATCCGGATTCGCTATTACAAAATGGCGtgaaaaaagatttaataaaaagcGAACTTATTTCGGACGTGAAGACTATATGGAATCGAAAACTTTTTTGATGGGATCAGAAACAAGTGagtgttttataattttcacatacatgcatacagtgCGTTAAATAACCTTAGCacagaaaattgtttctaatttttgacattttatacGTTTCTCatataattttaatgatttttaaaaaatatattttttgaaaatgtagctcaaatataaataaaaaaaatgtctttaataaattaaaatttcaaatttgtgcaaattagaaaaaatctcaACAAATTTACCAACGTTTTAAacggaatttttagaaaactctcGGGGATGCAGTTTCATAACCCAATGCATTTTGGGTTAAAATTtcgggtacgcagttttaaaacgcattaaattgtattaaaattaagtgcaagttttaagtgactCAAAATTAGTgttgatttcagataatttaTTTTCTGTGAGGCGTTGAGCATTTTCTGCCATATGGAGAAATGCCGAGCATTTCTTATGTAGAGAAAATTCACAAGACCGCTAAATTTGTGCCTCTTAAAACTTGTACTTTGTTCTAGTAAAATTTAATGTGTTACACAACTGCTTAATATgctggtaaaaaaatttaagttttgataagaaatttaaaaaaattttattgtcaaATTTCCACAAAGTTTGGAACTAGAACTTATATGGTTTTCgaagaagaatataaaaaatgattaaaattataaaattgaaaaaaattgtttttcaaatttgtacaatatttgaaactaggatttaccttctgctcaaatatgaacgagactttatcaataaaacggtccgcggatgacatatggcaaaaataaattttttgttggatggtaggactgttataagcttacatggcaaatttcagcgtgatatgtcacatagtttgttttctgtgctactgtaaacaagtcaagctcgagtgtgttcttcgaattaaacgatggaaattcaagttgaacaaagaatttgtttgaaattttgttattccaacaaaatttcggcttcagacgccttaaaaatgttgcagacaacctatagggactctgctctatcgcgtgcacgtgtggTCCAGTGGTACAAAAGTGGCTCCCCGgaggagccgaaacccaaaaaaccacgccaaagtcgctcaaaaattaaggttatgctgactgtttttttcgattacgaatgtgtggtgcactcggagttccttccgcaaggccgatcggttaacgctgaatattatttagacgttttaaagcgtttgcgcgagaacattcgtcttaaaaggatgGAATTGTTGGACAACAAgccatggttcttgcatcacgataatgcacgaGCTCACACagcacgtcttgttcgcgattatttgaacaaaaataatgttaatatcattCCGCAAGcagcgtattcgcctgatatggctccatgtgactttttcctgtttcccaagctcaagttgccgctccgtggaaaacattttgagacaattgaagacataaaagagaattcgaagaagaaactgaaatccataccgaaatcggccttccagaaatgctatgatgattggaaaaaacgttggcatatgtgtatcgcctccaatggtgattactttgaaggagataaaataaaaattgaacaataattaaccgtttgtgttttattaaatcagtctcgttcatatttgagcagaaggtatgtggTGTTcgaagaagaattgaaaaaattattaaattaaaaaaaaaaaattattaaaacaaaaattaaaaaactaaaaaattttcaaaacttgacTATCAATGCCTGTGCTGCagttatttggaaaaaataaaaatcgcgctTGCGCCTTTCTCATTTGCGTTTTActaaaattaatgtaattttcCTAGGTCAAAAGTACACCATACAATCaggcattcatacatacaatttcgcCTGCAAGCTACCAGAAAACTGTCCGACTTCATTTGAAGGCCTGCATGGCTGTATAAGATACATAGTTAAGGTGACGCTGGTTATACCTTGGAAATTCAATCAGACCTACTCACGAGGATTTACCGTCATGAAAATGCTCGACCTTAACTACGAATCGCCACAATTAAAGGTAAGGAGTGTGTAAAAATATGctcttcaaaattattcaatcactaactccaaaaaaaaaagattccaTCTACCTCAGAGAACTACCGATCGTACTGTTGTGGTCCCTGTAAAACTGAACCACTCAAAGTGCAAGTACAATTGCCACAAACCGGCTATGTGCCCGGACAGCGCATCCCTGTCAATGCATTGGTTATTAACAACACCAAGATACCAGTAGCTGAGGTGCACTACGCGCTTGTCATGGTTGTACGCTATTCTGGTCAAGCGGTACAACAGAACTCATGCCTGGAACGCATTACTATGACAACAGCAAAGGGAGGGTCTGTACTACGCAACTGCACACGTTCGTTGACGCAAGAGTTGCTTGTGCCGGCCACACCACCAACGTGCTTGCGTTCTTGCGGCATTATACGCATAACCTATCAGGTGGAGGTTGAGGCGCGCATGAAGGGCTGGTATTCTAGTCAAACGATTACGATACCCATACTAATTGGTAATGTGCCGCTGTGGCAAACGCCACCGGTCATACAGCAGCAGCCACGCAGCAGTCGTATGCCGATTGTCAGTGAAGAAGTTATTTTGGAAGGAGATGAAAATGCAGTGGATTGCTTTAAGGTTGAAGAAGAGGTTGGGAAAGGCGTTCAAAATGAGCGCGAAATTTCAGCGGTGGACGTGCAGTCGCCAGTGGATCTTTATCCGGAATTGCGTGAGTAcataaaattcattcaaaattttatacaacaCATTTATATGCAGCTAATATACACacagtaaaaataattaaaaaagctgTATCAGCCGAAAGCTGAGTTCCATCATGCATAAATTCGAAACGTGGAAATAGAATTAGTACTCGTACTGTACCTGTTCTTCTAGTGGAATCTGTAAATGGATTCCAAATGTTGAATGTTACGTGAAAAAGGTGAAAAGTTACAAATGCGAATAGGGAGCTGCGCATAGCTGGTTGCTAACAAGGATAATAtatttaccaggtttggccattaGTTGTGTTTAAAAACGAAATTGTGCAACCAACTTAGGCTATCACGTCACAGGGCCCTCATTGTTGTTCAGACGGCTGTGAAGCAACATGGAAATGGTAATGGTTGCACCTTTATGCCCTGCGACCAGATAGATCTATTGTGGGCCCCTAAAtgcttaattttaattcttGAGTATTGCGAGGAATcaaaccagctccttaggagggagtaTTTATAAATCTTCATTCTCTAGTAAATACAAGCCCTAGAatctgtgtctcctgtgaccTAATGCTTTAcaattggtgattaagtgttccatgggCTCCTCTTCATCATAGCAGAACCTGGATAAATTAGTGCTAGAGAGTCCtattgtattgaaatgtttattgctGGCAAAGTGGCCTGTAAGTGCACGACAGAGTAATCGGAGGCCCTTTTTGTCTAAAGTATCCGctccattcattttaaattcgtATTGCCCTGTTCGTATTACAGTTCAGCAACTTTTAagagtgattaaggccgttGGCGCCATTCCAGTATTGCTTGGTTTTTATTCGggtccattttttggtttcctttttgaggttatttttattaatctcgAAAAATAGAACTGtcccaataaatagcccttccgccgctttttttacagaaaaagcCTGCCCTCTTGTTTCCTTCGAAGCGAAGCAACATAAGCGGAGATTGCGTTATTTTTTTcgcatatcaccaacacaatcatAGTTGTTTTGTAAATACGTCCCCTTTTATGTCagcctatcagctgattctgtaaaACTCGCttagagccggttaacggtctgataatGGCCGcacttgtaaaaatattttgggtTGCTAATAGTTCAATTTCagaaaatcagaaaatatttGCGTTCGATAACAAAATTAGCCATCACCAGCCTCTCCcaaagagaagaaaaagaaaaaaaaagttctcaatAACTTGCAAAAACCAGTAAAAGAAGATATATCAGCTGAGtttgtgttgtcaaaaaaaaaaaaaaatccataaatatACTCCACATAATCACAATTTTTGTTGATACATTTTCCATTATATTGTTTCCGACTATAAACTGCCAACTTCAAACTGACGCAAAAGGGCA harbors:
- the LOC128857659 gene encoding arrestin domain-containing protein 17-like produces the protein MVVTCDIQFHQNEFGTYFSGQLVDGSVVLKADKPKDVKAVILNISGFAITKWREKRFNKKRTYFGREDYMESKTFLMGSETSQKYTIQSGIHTYNFACKLPENCPTSFEGLHGCIRYIVKVTLVIPWKFNQTYSRGFTVMKMLDLNYESPQLKIPSTSENYRSYCCGPCKTEPLKVQVQLPQTGYVPGQRIPVNALVINNTKIPVAEVHYALVMVVRYSGQAVQQNSCLERITMTTAKGGSVLRNCTRSLTQELLVPATPPTCLRSCGIIRITYQVEVEARMKGWYSSQTITIPILIGNVPLWQTPPVIQQQPRSSRMPIVSEEVILEGDENAVDCFKVEEEVGKGVQNEREISAVDVQSPVDLYPELPPPSYEESSHTLRGDINEDDLHAFGPCEFAPLYPVYTLPLTLAPTAPVTPEPTRDGYINQNFQNDKM